The Toxotes jaculatrix isolate fToxJac2 chromosome 17, fToxJac2.pri, whole genome shotgun sequence genomic interval TATTTACTATTTACAATCTGAGTTAGCAGAGATACAAGACAGAATATGTACATTAATCTACAACACCTTCTCCAGCAGGTAACATTCCAGCCCCATATGACCCCACAGATATAGTTATATTTCCTAAAAATCTTTTTGAGAAGACATCTCATCAAAGGCTGATTTGAGGAAGGAAGATTTGGTCCCGTTACTATACTATCCACTGCAGATCTAATCATGAATTTAGCTAATCATTTGAATCATTAACATTGGTTCATGGTTATTAAATGATTATTAACTGTCTTCCACGGTCATCTTTCTGCAAATTCTATTTTTGAGAGGATTGTGATTTTGACAGCATTGATTTATAACACAGTCTTTAAAGTAGAGGACAAGTGTGAGCGTGTGGACTCCGAGGCTGTTGTTCTCTTAATGCTCCACTGCTTGAAGAGCTCCCAAACTTTTTTCCGGAAGTTCTTTCCTACGATAACATACAGGATTGGGTTGAGGACACTGTTGAAGAAGCCTAGATAGCTGAAGATTTGGTTGCAGATTTCTAGGACATTTGTTAAGTGACAGCCTCTCAGGACATCGGCTCTCAAGAGCACGTCCAGTATGGTGACGATGTGGAATGGTACCCAACAGATGAGGAAGGCGAGGAGGACGACCATCATCAGAGTGGTAGCTTTCTGCTCCGTTTTCTCAGCACTGAATCTCTCTACTGCCTGGATTTTCAAAGCCTGGATAATTTTGACAGTACAGAATGAGATAATCAAAATGGGGATGATGAAGCCGAAAACGATCAACATCCCATCGCAGAGCAATGCTACGGTTTGGTTTGGGTATTTCAGAAAGCATGCATTAACACCAAAATCAGGGAAATATTCCTCCTCCCGGAAGACAAGTGTCGGGATACTCATGAGCAAGCCGAAACCCCACATCAGCAGACAGCCCAGTTTGGCATACTTTGGCCTACGCATTCTGCCATGGGACATTGTATGCACCAATGCCACATAGCGATCAATGCTGATCAGAACTAGGAAGTAGATGCTGCAGTAGACATTCATCTTAATGCCCAAGTTGACGACTTTGCACATGAACAGACCAAAGGTCCAATTGAAACCATTGGATACGTTGACAGCCCAGAAGGGCAAACAGGACACCAGGACAAGGTCAGCAGCAGCCAAGTTGCTCAAGTAGATCTCAGCCACGGTGCAGGCTTTCTTGTGGAGACAGAATACCATCAggacaaacacattaaacacgATTCCCAGCACAGAGATGAGCAAGGTGTAAACTGGCTGACTGGTGTGGAGCCACTCCCAGTTGTCCTCTGGACATTCAGTGCCATTGGTGTTGTTTTGGTCTCCATATAAGTCTGGGacactgtgaaaaacatgaaaaaaagaagacaattacaaatatgcttatttgcttttttgctAAAAGTTAGGTGAGAATAATGACTGACTGATCTCATTATAATAAATATCAAGCTGGATAACCAAAATCAAACATAATATTAATATGTAATATTAAAATTCAACTCCTGCCTTTTCATTGGTGTATCAAAGAGTCTGTTATGTATTTCTTTCTGGGATAGTTGGGATTGTAGCTGGGATTGTTTGGGAGTGCCTCAGCCCATTGGGTAAATGCTCATTATAGGCTTATCCTCTGACTGTCGTTATGTTTCCATCAGAGCAGAGTCGAGCAGCCACTGGCCTGGCTAGTGCTGCAGTCATTTATGTTTGTAAAACAAATGATTGAAGCAATGATTTCTATCGTGCgttaaaataacaaaacctacgattgaaaaaaaaactttggcaAAAAGCCAATCAGTAGTTGAGTTCTTTGCCCTACAGTGACTAATAATGAGCAACAGGCTCAGCTCTGTTCACTCTAATGCCCTTAAGGATGTTTGATTTTGATCTGCACAGTATGAGATATGATCTTACTCGGTTGGAAATCTGTTTTGCACTGAACCATTACATCCAAATCAACTGTATTTTAAAAGCATACTCAACACTAATGGTCTTTGAATATATTACAAATCATTAACAATCATAGTTACGGAACTGCAATTTAAGAGCAAACTACACACCATCAAATGTGTAACCAAAATGTTTCTTCTTGCTCTAAGGAGAAGAAACCAGTACTGTTGCATTGGAAAAACTGAATCCAGATGCAGCTGTTGCAAAGTACAATAGGTACTTTACCATTATAAAATGTTTGCCACCCAGCATATCTTGATGTATAACAAACCTGAGCAAGAGCTTTCTTTCCACGTCAGTACATCTTTACCAAGTTTCTCTACATTGTTACTTAGTTAAAATTATCATGTAACTTGTAAATATCAGTGTTTAAAAAGAGGTAATGTATCACTGATTATATggaatattttatatttgtaaagCACATAAAGCATATACATACCTTGTAGGTTTAAAAGACATTCTTCCTGAGTAAGTCCACAGATGAAATGTCCAGATACCTAACCACACTGTTCCTAGTACACtcgctttctctcctctgtctgtctctgactcacTCTGTTAAAGGAAACTGTAATTAAAGTGATGTCAGCCAAAAAGTCGTACTTGAGGGTAtacgctctctttctctctcctgtttgaCCTCCTCTTTTTAAGATCCTGAGGTTGTTTTGCTCAGCACTCAAGTAGTGATG includes:
- the LOC121197315 gene encoding B2 bradykinin receptor-like — encoded protein: MSFKPTSVPDLYGDQNNTNGTECPEDNWEWLHTSQPVYTLLISVLGIVFNVFVLMVFCLHKKACTVAEIYLSNLAAADLVLVSCLPFWAVNVSNGFNWTFGLFMCKVVNLGIKMNVYCSIYFLVLISIDRYVALVHTMSHGRMRRPKYAKLGCLLMWGFGLLMSIPTLVFREEEYFPDFGVNACFLKYPNQTVALLCDGMLIVFGFIIPILIISFCTVKIIQALKIQAVERFSAEKTEQKATTLMMVVLLAFLICWVPFHIVTILDVLLRADVLRGCHLTNVLEICNQIFSYLGFFNSVLNPILYVIVGKNFRKKVWELFKQWSIKRTTASESTRSHLSSTLKTVL